The region TAGGTACAAAAAATCCCCCAATCATTGCTGAAAGGGGGATTTTATTATGCCATACAATGGTTGTCAGCATGTATCTATTTCTATGCAACAACCTTTGCTTTTAATTTTAGCTCAGAGTGAGAGCCTTTTAAAATATGCATGGTTACTTCTGGTCTGCAACCAAGACGAAGGTTAGCCCCTGTTTGTCCTAGGCCACCACTAATATAGTAAGGACCATGCTCGTGCTCCTGGAGTCCACATAGATACTTTTTGAACGGTTTTAGTCCCATTTTTAAAGAATGAACAGGGAGCGGATAATAAATTTGTCCAGAATGGAAATGACCACAGATTAAATAATCAAATGACTGTTCGATATCTTTAACCACTAGAGGATCATGCGTTAAAATGATGCGAATGCCTTCATCAGTAACATTACGGAAGGAGGCTTCAACATCGGCATGCCCTGAATAGCGATCGTCAATCCCAATGAGCTGAAGAGGAACACCAAAATCGTTTTCCTCAATCACATGTGTTTCATTAGAAAGCACTACAACACCGAGTGCTTCTAGCTTCTTCTGGATTTCAGGTAAATGATCAGCTACGATCCAATCATGATTACCCCAAACAGCGTAAACGCCATATTTGGTTGGGATCTTCATAATAATTTTCATGAAATCAATAAAGCGATCAATACTCTGTACCCGATCTAAATAATCCCCTGTCAGTGCAATGAAATCAATTTCTTCATCTTTAACTAACTCTAGGACTTTTTCAGGCTTAACCGAAAGTTTCTCAATGTGAATATCTGTTAAATGGAGGATTTTGAGCTCTCCATTAAATTTTCTTGTTGGTTGGAATTCTATATCAATTTGCTTGTATTCCGGTCTAAACGTATTCCAATATGCTTTTGACAAGATTGAAAAACCAGCTATCGTAGCTAATGAAGTTAAAAGCACGGATCCATCTCCTTTAT is a window of Bacillus horti DNA encoding:
- a CDS encoding metallophosphoesterase — protein: MLLTSLATIAGFSILSKAYWNTFRPEYKQIDIEFQPTRKFNGELKILHLTDIHIEKLSVKPEKVLELVKDEEIDFIALTGDYLDRVQSIDRFIDFMKIIMKIPTKYGVYAVWGNHDWIVADHLPEIQKKLEALGVVVLSNETHVIEENDFGVPLQLIGIDDRYSGHADVEASFRNVTDEGIRIILTHDPLVVKDIEQSFDYLICGHFHSGQIYYPLPVHSLKMGLKPFKKYLCGLQEHEHGPYYISGGLGQTGANLRLGCRPEVTMHILKGSHSELKLKAKVVA